In a single window of the Papaver somniferum cultivar HN1 chromosome 8, ASM357369v1, whole genome shotgun sequence genome:
- the LOC113303733 gene encoding two-on-two hemoglobin-3-like, with product MQSLQEKASEWSGVKAEDAFSIDETNLFQKLGLQAFINLSTDFYTRVYDDEEEWFRSIFANSKKEDAIQNQYEFFVQRMGGPPLYSQRKGHPALIGRHRPFPVTHQAAERWLHHIQLALDSATDIDADSKIKMMNFFRHTAFFLVAGDELKKQNQPAAPCKQGSTQPTTL from the exons atgcagtCTTTACAAGAGAAAGCTTCAGAATGGAGTGGAGTGAAAGCTGAGGATGCATTTTCAATTGATGAAACTAATCTCTTTCAGAAATTAGGACTTCAGGCTTTTATTAATCTTTCCACTGATTTTTATACCAG ggtttatgatgatgaagaagaatggtTTCGTTCAATATTTGCGAATTCGAAGAAAGAAGATGCAATTCAGAATCAATATGAGTTTTTTGTACAGAGAATGGGAGGTCCTCCTCTTTACTCTCAGAGAAAAG GTCACCCTGCTCTGATTGGAAGGCATAGGCCATTTCCTGTTACCCATCAAGCAGCAGAAAGGTGGTTACATCACATCCAACTAGCATTGGATTCTGCCACCGATATTGATGCTGATTcaaaaatcaagatgatgaacttcttCAG GCACACAGCATTCTTCCTTGTAGCAGGAGATGAACTGAAGAAACAGAACCAACCAGCAGCTCCCTGCAAGCAGGGGTCTACTCAACCGACTACACTGTAA